The following proteins are co-located in the Halocatena salina genome:
- a CDS encoding lytic transglycosylase domain-containing protein: MTDQLTRRSMLQALGSTSVAAVGATSVLSGTAAANPTGDIPSNYLTEYRQTGSEWGIDWTYLAGVGWVETQHGQYTTGCAESGAGAKGPMQFMPATWDAYGVDGNGDGDKNICDYQDAIPAAANYLTASGAPGNWNDALYAYNHSWDYVNHVKETAAVYRDRYGGGGGGGGGFSDGDRVTPTANLNTRKQPGTGSQVLATMAPGTEGEIMNGPTDKNGYTWWGVHWLADDIWGWSVEQYLKHA, encoded by the coding sequence ATGACAGACCAATTAACACGACGGTCGATGCTGCAAGCATTGGGAAGTACAAGTGTCGCCGCTGTTGGTGCCACGTCGGTACTGTCGGGCACCGCTGCAGCGAATCCTACCGGCGATATTCCGTCGAACTATCTCACCGAGTATCGGCAGACGGGAAGTGAATGGGGAATCGACTGGACGTATCTAGCGGGTGTCGGATGGGTCGAAACCCAACACGGTCAGTACACGACGGGGTGTGCCGAATCCGGCGCGGGCGCGAAAGGCCCAATGCAGTTCATGCCGGCGACGTGGGATGCCTACGGTGTCGATGGCAATGGCGATGGCGACAAGAACATCTGCGACTACCAGGATGCGATCCCGGCCGCAGCCAACTACCTGACCGCCTCAGGTGCACCCGGAAACTGGAACGATGCGCTGTACGCCTATAACCACAGTTGGGACTACGTCAACCATGTCAAAGAGACCGCTGCCGTCTACCGCGACCGCTACGGTGGTGGCGGAGGTGGCGGTGGTGGATTCAGCGACGGTGATCGCGTTACTCCAACGGCAAACCTCAACACGCGCAAGCAGCCCGGGACGGGTTCGCAGGTGCTCGCCACGATGGCTCCCGGCACTGAAGGCGAGATCATGAACGGGCCGACCGACAAAAACGGTTACACCTGGTGGGGTGTCCACTGGTTGGCTGATGACATCTGGGGCTGGTCCGTTGAACAGTATCTCAAACACGCGTAG
- a CDS encoding TrmB family transcriptional regulator gives MNRDALRRALENADLTAYQAKAYLTLIDNGRLSAVDVAEKATIPTSQIYKTLRSLEGMGFIEIIEQDTLHAEPRDLTAVQSQLRKRGALLSDAADELEERWTRPTANEHRVSVVKHAETVIERVRDRLSEVAVSAELSVTMEQLITLGPDLMAAAERGVVVHVSVYDDDDVTQRCRDADLLDSPIEIRVASIPGPFLAILDRRSTYFTPNDRADETYGVLIEDEILSFINHWYFRTCLWDVSPTVDAVPSGRMTYLSLEEFLRDIGPLYHQGATISVTIVGCTGKSDRTNTVHGEISGLFYPGVLEGIESPSLGQLSTFSTVFIDTDETRYSVGSWGAVFEDIEALTIRIDDIVFPSQPSTDGTERSEIAGTRADDS, from the coding sequence ATGAATCGGGATGCACTACGGAGGGCGCTGGAAAACGCTGATTTAACCGCGTACCAGGCGAAGGCGTACCTCACACTGATCGACAACGGTCGTCTTTCGGCGGTCGATGTCGCCGAAAAGGCCACCATTCCCACCTCACAGATCTACAAGACGCTGCGATCGCTCGAGGGGATGGGGTTCATCGAGATCATCGAACAGGACACGCTACACGCCGAACCTCGGGATCTCACGGCTGTCCAGTCCCAACTCCGAAAGCGAGGAGCACTGCTGAGTGACGCGGCAGACGAACTCGAAGAACGCTGGACGCGACCGACTGCCAACGAGCACCGGGTCAGCGTGGTCAAACACGCCGAAACGGTTATCGAACGCGTTCGTGATCGACTGTCCGAGGTGGCTGTCAGCGCTGAACTTTCGGTGACGATGGAGCAGTTGATAACACTCGGTCCCGATCTCATGGCAGCTGCAGAGCGTGGCGTCGTGGTTCACGTATCCGTGTACGATGATGACGACGTCACTCAGAGATGTCGAGATGCCGACCTCCTCGATTCTCCGATCGAAATCCGTGTTGCGTCGATCCCGGGACCGTTTCTCGCAATCCTCGATCGCCGATCGACGTATTTTACTCCGAACGATCGAGCGGACGAAACGTACGGCGTCCTCATCGAGGACGAAATCCTCTCGTTTATCAATCACTGGTACTTCCGGACGTGTCTCTGGGACGTGTCTCCGACCGTCGACGCGGTACCCAGCGGACGGATGACGTATCTCAGTTTAGAGGAGTTCCTCCGTGATATCGGACCGCTGTACCACCAAGGAGCGACGATTTCAGTTACCATCGTGGGGTGTACTGGGAAAAGTGATCGTACGAACACCGTACACGGGGAGATCTCCGGACTGTTCTATCCCGGTGTTCTGGAAGGGATCGAATCACCATCGTTAGGACAGCTCTCGACGTTTTCGACGGTCTTCATCGATACTGACGAAACGAGATATTCGGTCGGGAGCTGGGGTGCCGTGTTCGAAGACATCGAGGCGCTGACGATCAGGATCGATGACATCGTGTTTCCTTCCCAGCCGTCGACCGATGGGACCGAACGCTCCGAAATCGCGGGGACCCGTGCCGACGATTCGTAG
- a CDS encoding NAD-dependent epimerase/dehydratase family protein, whose product MRVFIAGSTGVLGRRLVSEFSEHGHTVIGLTRDTNGDEIVEARGGEPRRGDLFDEASVVQAAEGADTIIHAATAIPTDSATPEAWELNDRVRTEGAEALTKAAVEVDADQYLQQSIVYVARQPDGSAYDESSVPNPVSWTQSALDAEKIAVEAGKKHGFDVSVLRCGNFYGADSYYTRADGKGLIRDERPIIEGTQETLVSYLHLDDAAKAFIAAAEATQSDLWHVVDDEPMSDAEYISILAEQLDTSVPGLISEEAACEAMGDITVELFANAWPTSNEKIRADLGWKPMYPTCQEGLMQVVDAWKSDGFLFDTE is encoded by the coding sequence ATGCGAGTATTCATCGCAGGATCGACTGGAGTGCTTGGTCGACGACTCGTCTCCGAATTTAGTGAACACGGACACACCGTAATCGGACTCACACGAGATACAAACGGTGATGAGATCGTCGAAGCACGTGGTGGTGAACCTCGGCGCGGTGACCTATTCGATGAAGCTTCGGTAGTTCAAGCTGCGGAAGGAGCTGACACAATCATCCATGCTGCAACGGCGATACCGACCGACTCAGCCACTCCCGAAGCGTGGGAGCTCAATGATCGGGTTCGGACGGAAGGAGCCGAGGCCCTTACCAAAGCGGCGGTTGAGGTTGATGCTGACCAGTATCTCCAGCAAAGCATCGTTTATGTGGCTCGCCAACCCGATGGAAGTGCATACGATGAGAGTTCGGTACCCAATCCAGTATCTTGGACACAGTCTGCGCTCGACGCTGAAAAAATTGCAGTAGAAGCCGGTAAGAAGCATGGCTTCGACGTATCGGTTCTTCGATGCGGTAACTTCTACGGAGCCGATTCCTACTATACGCGCGCTGATGGAAAGGGTCTTATTCGTGATGAGCGACCGATTATCGAGGGAACACAGGAAACACTGGTCTCGTATCTTCATCTGGACGATGCGGCCAAGGCATTCATCGCCGCCGCTGAGGCCACGCAAAGTGATCTGTGGCACGTCGTTGATGATGAACCGATGAGCGATGCCGAGTACATCTCGATCCTTGCAGAGCAGCTTGACACATCCGTTCCCGGACTCATTTCGGAAGAAGCCGCTTGTGAGGCCATGGGTGACATTACAGTAGAGTTGTTTGCGAACGCGTGGCCGACATCGAACGAAAAGATTCGGGCAGATCTCGGCTGGAAACCTATGTATCCAACGTGCCAAGAGGGGCTTATGCAGGTCGTGGACGCCTGGAAATCGGACGGATTCCTCTTCGACACAGAATAA
- a CDS encoding M23 family metallopeptidase → MTRDLSRRTFGKVLGTAATALAVPTVLSGKVSAFTDGDRVTPTTNLNTRKQPGTDSQVLATMAPGTEGEIMNGPTDKNGYTWWGVHWLADDIWGWSVDTYLKSTSDGGGGETDFTWPINGYITSPYGARPGHNAVDFGNDGIIGTPIYAARDGVVDVRNFEAGGCGNYLKLGHGNGYQTMYCHLNSFAVSQGQSVSRGQKIGGMGDTGNSTGPHLHFTIEQNRTHLSIPGSDGQTVTAGNAIPKDYSGI, encoded by the coding sequence ATGACACGTGATCTTTCACGACGGACGTTCGGAAAAGTACTCGGTACAGCCGCTACTGCACTGGCGGTACCGACTGTATTGAGCGGGAAAGTGAGCGCGTTTACCGATGGTGATCGCGTTACTCCAACGACAAACCTCAACACGCGCAAGCAGCCCGGGACGGATTCGCAAGTGCTCGCCACGATGGCTCCCGGCACTGAAGGCGAGATCATGAACGGGCCGACCGACAAAAACGGTTACACCTGGTGGGGCGTCCACTGGTTGGCTGATGACATCTGGGGCTGGTCCGTTGACACGTACTTGAAGAGCACTTCCGATGGTGGTGGGGGCGAGACGGACTTCACGTGGCCGATTAACGGATACATCACGTCTCCGTATGGGGCCCGTCCTGGTCACAACGCGGTTGATTTCGGCAACGATGGGATCATCGGAACGCCGATCTATGCAGCGCGTGATGGCGTTGTCGACGTTCGAAACTTCGAAGCAGGAGGCTGTGGCAACTACCTCAAACTCGGGCACGGAAACGGCTATCAGACGATGTACTGTCATCTGAACAGCTTTGCTGTCTCTCAAGGCCAGAGCGTTTCGAGGGGACAGAAAATCGGTGGGATGGGCGATACGGGCAACTCGACGGGCCCCCATCTGCATTTCACTATCGAACAAAATCGGACACACTTGTCGATCCCTGGAAGCGACGGGCAGACCGTTACTGCAGGCAATGCGATCCCCAAAGATTACAGCGGTATCTAA
- a CDS encoding glycosyl hydrolase: MKGLASMAALAGVSPDTAQGAIPRSDVVSVGSGSYTTALPDDGDITADYATPPSSEEVYTTANASGPIPTNDWWTSIILGTNDDPHGRGAVVGLPYYAEANTRGLTVQYPSDWFGDPAEQGFLKMDYLNTPQLTIGNAATDYAESAADDWGDWHVRARWGDGTATAMDVTMARGCPLFFVEYNGGDAELTFETKDSTPSNVVPVDDANISVWADRGNVLGVSVDGITADDYTKQYGIFAPADATWTGTGTSTLTSSLDGDGYLTVALLPDAGSDVLDLFETYAYNVIRDTSVEWNYVKTDADRTPISSVRSTFSFRTEAKAENTAGDNEVLTCLFPHQWKHSSDPLTDYTYFSPRGTLKLFAGSSFDTTMTYPGILPFLSDEGNYDTATLSAYLDRLASNSLWQNGSGSETNTYWAGKDYNRNWQAIPIAQQVGNTTARDHFLNGIADKLSGWLTVEDTSYDTVEEEELFYYHDAVGSLIGYPDGFGSASILNDHHFHYGYFVNAAAEIARMDDEWVSEYEGMVNLLIRDYANWERPDGTDPFGSLPKDAPKDAFPFMRNFDPYGGHSFAGGDAAAADGNNQESSSEAVNAYAGMIKWAELTGNTAMRDAAIAAYTHEVTAIWEYWFDPSHDSFPTSWGDDVSSGTACDDATPPWGAPEFDYASIVWSTGYDHHVFWGPLDTIEVFGINWLPINGHSLYLGWDQTYARENWDDMTRTRGLETTCKPDVDAPDTDFLDGWKTAAWGYRSLHDAGDAVGLMESELPLADSSGSGSSTAFTYHWVYNMDAMGTVDPSVVADVPMYAVFDDGTEKTYIAYNASDSTRTVTFSDGFSMDVPANAQKSSNGSVTPELAPRSDMET, encoded by the coding sequence ATGAAAGGACTCGCCAGTATGGCTGCACTCGCGGGGGTTTCCCCGGACACCGCTCAGGGAGCGATTCCACGTTCGGACGTGGTTTCGGTCGGCAGCGGTAGTTACACCACGGCATTGCCTGACGACGGTGATATCACGGCCGACTATGCAACTCCGCCGTCGTCGGAAGAAGTGTACACCACCGCGAACGCATCCGGTCCGATTCCGACGAACGACTGGTGGACATCGATCATCCTCGGAACCAACGACGATCCACACGGACGTGGTGCGGTCGTCGGTCTGCCGTACTACGCCGAGGCGAATACGCGTGGACTGACAGTCCAGTATCCGAGCGACTGGTTCGGCGACCCGGCAGAGCAAGGGTTTCTCAAGATGGACTATCTGAACACCCCGCAGTTAACGATCGGTAACGCCGCGACTGACTACGCCGAATCGGCAGCCGACGATTGGGGCGATTGGCACGTCCGAGCGAGGTGGGGGGACGGAACGGCAACAGCGATGGACGTGACGATGGCGCGTGGCTGTCCGCTGTTTTTCGTCGAGTACAACGGGGGTGACGCGGAGTTGACCTTCGAGACCAAAGATAGCACGCCATCGAACGTTGTGCCGGTGGACGACGCGAACATCTCCGTGTGGGCCGACCGCGGCAACGTCCTCGGTGTATCGGTCGACGGCATCACGGCGGACGACTACACCAAACAGTACGGTATTTTCGCACCAGCTGATGCGACGTGGACGGGTACGGGAACGTCGACGTTGACCTCATCACTCGATGGAGATGGCTATCTCACAGTGGCGTTGCTGCCTGATGCCGGATCGGATGTACTCGACCTCTTCGAAACGTACGCTTACAACGTCATCCGCGATACATCGGTCGAATGGAACTACGTGAAGACGGATGCCGACCGGACGCCCATCTCATCGGTTCGGTCGACCTTCTCGTTTCGAACCGAGGCCAAAGCGGAGAACACCGCCGGCGATAACGAAGTCCTCACGTGTCTGTTCCCCCACCAGTGGAAACATTCCAGCGATCCGCTGACCGACTACACGTACTTTTCTCCACGAGGGACGCTCAAGCTGTTTGCCGGGTCGTCGTTCGATACGACCATGACCTATCCAGGGATTCTACCGTTTTTGAGTGACGAAGGGAACTACGACACAGCAACGCTTTCGGCTTATCTCGACCGTCTCGCATCGAATTCGCTCTGGCAGAACGGAAGCGGAAGTGAAACGAATACCTACTGGGCTGGAAAAGATTACAATCGCAACTGGCAAGCGATCCCGATCGCTCAACAAGTCGGCAACACCACAGCCCGTGATCACTTCCTGAACGGGATCGCGGACAAGTTGAGTGGTTGGCTGACGGTTGAAGATACGAGCTACGACACGGTCGAAGAAGAAGAGCTGTTTTACTACCACGACGCAGTCGGGTCGTTGATCGGATACCCCGATGGATTCGGATCAGCATCGATCCTGAACGATCACCACTTCCATTATGGCTATTTCGTGAATGCGGCAGCGGAAATCGCGCGCATGGACGATGAATGGGTTTCCGAATACGAAGGAATGGTGAATCTGCTCATCCGCGACTACGCCAACTGGGAGCGTCCCGATGGAACGGATCCGTTTGGATCGTTGCCCAAGGACGCCCCAAAGGACGCATTCCCGTTCATGCGAAACTTCGATCCGTACGGTGGACATTCGTTTGCGGGCGGAGACGCAGCCGCTGCTGACGGAAACAACCAGGAATCCTCGTCAGAGGCAGTCAACGCCTACGCAGGAATGATTAAATGGGCCGAATTGACCGGCAATACGGCCATGCGAGACGCCGCGATCGCCGCGTACACCCACGAAGTGACTGCAATCTGGGAGTATTGGTTCGATCCGAGCCACGATTCGTTCCCCACGTCCTGGGGTGACGACGTGTCTTCAGGGACGGCCTGTGACGATGCGACGCCGCCCTGGGGAGCACCGGAGTTCGATTACGCTTCCATCGTCTGGTCGACCGGATACGATCACCACGTTTTCTGGGGACCACTCGACACGATCGAGGTGTTCGGGATCAACTGGCTCCCCATCAACGGCCATTCGCTGTATCTCGGGTGGGATCAAACCTACGCTAGGGAAAATTGGGATGATATGACGCGCACACGCGGACTGGAAACGACGTGTAAACCGGACGTCGATGCACCCGACACGGACTTTCTGGATGGGTGGAAAACCGCCGCTTGGGGCTACCGGTCACTGCACGACGCTGGCGATGCGGTTGGGTTAATGGAGTCCGAGCTTCCGCTTGCCGATTCGAGTGGTAGCGGTTCCTCGACAGCGTTTACGTATCATTGGGTGTACAATATGGACGCCATGGGGACTGTTGATCCCTCAGTCGTGGCCGACGTGCCGATGTACGCTGTCTTCGACGACGGAACGGAGAAAACCTACATCGCGTACAATGCTTCCGATTCGACGAGAACAGTGACCTTCTCGGATGGGTTTTCCATGGATGTCCCGGCCAATGCACAGAAATCCTCAAACGGTTCGGTCACCCCTGAGTTGGCTCCGAGATCAGATATGGAAACCTAA
- a CDS encoding helix-turn-helix domain-containing protein: MKHLRLTIKTGGDHDESASMFQELSSASYLDRAVGLHLNASDDRLGLLIYIEGDVTAFQNQIQQKPEVLDFEIMKTGDNSFYTYFQTELNKISEQLFATLTRGSLLMVPPYTYGDSSVTISLFGPTDEVQTTVAKIPSLFEVTVNEVSGLGGIPGLSEPIFSERQYDALEAAKDIGYYDIPRQGTYEDIAARIGCAPSTAAEHLRKAESKIVRTTRL, translated from the coding sequence ATGAAACACCTCCGGCTGACGATCAAAACAGGAGGCGACCACGATGAGAGCGCTTCGATGTTCCAGGAACTCTCTAGTGCATCGTATCTCGATCGTGCCGTCGGTCTCCATTTGAATGCCTCGGATGACCGGCTTGGGCTGTTGATCTATATCGAGGGCGATGTCACCGCCTTTCAAAATCAGATACAGCAGAAGCCAGAAGTTCTGGACTTTGAGATCATGAAAACCGGTGACAACAGCTTTTATACATACTTTCAGACTGAATTAAACAAGATATCAGAGCAGCTCTTCGCAACCCTTACTCGCGGAAGTCTGCTTATGGTTCCCCCGTACACTTACGGCGATAGTTCGGTAACGATCTCGTTGTTCGGCCCGACCGACGAAGTACAGACAACTGTCGCAAAGATTCCATCCCTATTCGAGGTAACGGTCAATGAAGTGAGTGGATTAGGGGGGATACCAGGTTTGTCGGAACCGATATTCTCTGAGCGACAGTACGATGCCCTTGAGGCTGCAAAAGACATTGGGTACTATGATATCCCTCGTCAGGGGACCTATGAGGATATTGCGGCACGGATTGGATGTGCACCGAGCACGGCAGCCGAGCATCTACGAAAGGCCGAATCGAAGATCGTACGAACCACTCGTCTATAG
- a CDS encoding helix-turn-helix transcriptional regulator yields the protein MTDLDQFIDFIRYSPLIETLQGEALERKELEQRLEISRATSHRYTNALGESGLIEKSDGAFTLTELGEMITETVVEFKQETRTALILAPALEALPPTAPAIDIAAFTDATVTTAGPGNPYRGVNRFMSLVDETSTLRGLDPTSINPQHIDELHAQICDGMETQVVFPPAIAEKLLVSNPERAQTIFESGNLTFWIHDDLPFGLTLCDDRIGIGIYDDETGMLKTYVDTDAAAAYDWAESLYEFYRSDADPLDWDDKESETLSL from the coding sequence ATGACAGACCTTGATCAGTTCATCGACTTTATCAGATATTCACCTCTGATCGAAACGTTGCAGGGAGAAGCGCTGGAACGAAAAGAGTTAGAACAGCGACTGGAGATTTCGAGAGCGACTAGTCATCGGTACACGAACGCCCTCGGTGAGAGTGGACTGATAGAGAAATCGGACGGAGCGTTCACTCTCACGGAGCTCGGCGAGATGATTACAGAGACAGTGGTCGAGTTCAAGCAGGAGACACGGACGGCGTTGATACTCGCGCCTGCGCTTGAAGCTCTCCCTCCCACCGCCCCAGCGATTGACATCGCTGCCTTCACTGATGCGACCGTGACGACTGCCGGTCCCGGAAACCCCTACCGGGGCGTGAATCGGTTCATGTCATTGGTGGATGAGACCTCTACACTGCGGGGACTCGATCCAACCTCAATCAACCCGCAGCACATCGATGAACTCCACGCCCAAATCTGCGACGGTATGGAAACCCAGGTCGTCTTTCCGCCAGCGATCGCTGAGAAACTCCTTGTCTCGAACCCCGAGCGGGCGCAAACGATCTTCGAGAGCGGAAACCTCACCTTCTGGATTCATGACGATCTCCCGTTCGGGCTCACCCTCTGTGACGACCGCATCGGGATCGGCATCTACGACGACGAAACCGGCATGCTCAAGACCTATGTTGACACCGATGCAGCCGCAGCCTATGACTGGGCTGAGAGCCTCTACGAGTTCTATCGATCGGACGCTGATCCTCTCGACTGGGATGACAAAGAATCCGAAACGCTATCGCTGTAG
- a CDS encoding inorganic phosphate transporter encodes MVETLLLVGIIASIFVGFNIGGSSTGITWGPSVGAGIVKKTTAAAVMTVFVFLGGITVGQNVMATLSEGIITTNLTLSAGVAVLFFIGLGILVANIFGVPVPTSMTTVGAIAGLGLATDTLNYATIAEIISWWIVTPIIGFWIGAVIGRYVYPEVNRRVKIEKSDGPLLTLDRQGTVLKPTFGPNTSWRELGSTTFVLAIGCYMAFSAGASNVPNAAAPLVGEAGLEVNTAVIIATFAIGFGGFTIARRTMESVGGELSDIPLLAALFVMVTAATITTALSYIGIPISLVMATVMTIVGIGWGRATRPITFREAVTRAPEVKDREIQLGAIVAEEIEDEPTPPIGEEEAEEVLHGSDLFNPRAVIKYVSMWIIGPSMSTLLAYGFFIIFPGVT; translated from the coding sequence ATGGTCGAAACTCTTCTACTGGTAGGTATCATTGCGTCGATATTCGTTGGGTTCAATATCGGTGGTTCGTCGACGGGGATCACGTGGGGGCCGTCCGTCGGTGCCGGTATCGTAAAGAAGACGACTGCTGCGGCCGTCATGACCGTCTTCGTCTTTCTCGGCGGCATTACCGTCGGGCAAAACGTGATGGCGACGCTCAGTGAAGGCATTATTACAACCAATCTCACACTATCGGCGGGCGTTGCCGTCCTCTTTTTCATCGGATTGGGAATTCTCGTCGCCAATATCTTTGGCGTCCCCGTTCCGACATCGATGACGACCGTGGGTGCAATCGCTGGACTCGGGTTAGCGACCGACACCCTCAACTACGCGACGATTGCAGAGATCATTTCGTGGTGGATCGTCACCCCGATCATCGGCTTTTGGATCGGCGCTGTCATCGGGCGATACGTCTATCCGGAAGTCAATCGACGAGTGAAGATCGAGAAATCCGATGGGCCGTTGCTGACTCTCGATCGACAGGGAACGGTTTTGAAGCCTACGTTCGGTCCGAACACGAGTTGGCGGGAACTCGGTAGCACGACGTTCGTCCTCGCTATCGGCTGTTACATGGCGTTCAGCGCTGGCGCGAGTAACGTTCCGAACGCCGCTGCGCCGCTCGTCGGCGAAGCCGGACTGGAGGTTAATACCGCGGTCATCATCGCCACTTTCGCTATCGGTTTCGGTGGGTTCACCATTGCCCGCCGCACGATGGAGTCGGTCGGCGGCGAATTGAGCGATATCCCGCTGCTAGCGGCCCTATTCGTCATGGTGACCGCAGCCACGATCACGACTGCTCTCTCTTATATCGGAATCCCGATCAGCCTCGTGATGGCGACCGTGATGACGATCGTTGGCATCGGATGGGGTCGGGCAACCCGGCCGATCACTTTCCGTGAGGCTGTCACCCGCGCTCCTGAGGTGAAGGACCGCGAGATCCAACTGGGCGCCATCGTCGCCGAAGAAATAGAAGACGAGCCGACACCCCCAATCGGCGAGGAAGAGGCCGAAGAAGTGCTTCACGGCAGCGACCTCTTCAACCCTCGGGCAGTGATCAAGTACGTCTCGATGTGGATCATCGGCCCGTCGATGTCGACACTCCTGGCCTACGGGTTCTTTATTATTTTCCCGGGAGTCACCTGA
- a CDS encoding phenylalanine--tRNA ligase beta subunit-related protein — protein MDSNTVFVTDDVRALGIDPVGCHIRNLDVQAETDALDAEINEINQLTGDASEVVESDVVDGSRELFRRLGRPDQEPAGEQLVKLIEARGFNRNNNVVDAYNIVGARSGAIMGMHDAGDISAPITIRRAEGGETMLPIFHEEPETATQGDLLWESDEDILALLGPVSRDADAFKVTESTDEVLLIVPGNPSMSEADGRALCRETFTLIKRTCPDAEMEFLHVQRDVTTGSRVTTPADD, from the coding sequence ATGGATAGCAACACAGTATTCGTCACGGACGATGTTCGTGCTCTGGGCATCGATCCCGTGGGGTGTCACATCCGGAATCTCGACGTTCAGGCAGAAACAGACGCATTGGATGCGGAAATCAACGAAATCAACCAGCTGACCGGGGATGCCTCGGAGGTGGTAGAATCCGATGTAGTTGACGGGTCACGGGAGTTGTTCCGTCGGCTTGGACGACCCGATCAAGAACCAGCTGGGGAACAACTCGTCAAACTAATTGAGGCGAGAGGTTTTAATCGCAACAACAACGTTGTCGACGCGTACAACATTGTGGGAGCACGATCGGGCGCGATCATGGGAATGCACGATGCGGGTGACATCAGCGCCCCGATCACGATCCGTCGGGCAGAGGGTGGCGAGACGATGCTCCCCATCTTCCACGAGGAACCGGAGACAGCTACACAGGGGGATCTGCTCTGGGAATCCGACGAGGATATCCTTGCGCTTCTGGGCCCTGTGAGTCGGGATGCAGATGCATTTAAAGTCACCGAGTCCACCGATGAGGTCCTGCTGATCGTCCCAGGCAATCCAAGCATGTCTGAGGCAGATGGTCGTGCATTGTGTCGTGAAACATTCACTCTGATCAAGCGCACGTGTCCAGATGCCGAAATGGAGTTCCTCCACGTGCAGCGTGACGTGACCACGGGCAGCCGCGTAACCACACCTGCGGACGACTGA
- the gfo6 gene encoding D-xylose 1-dehydrogenase Gfo6 yields the protein MDLDSYFEDFTRRDWQMLDEASVRIAVIGLGRFARERALPAIRDAQFCEATVLVSGSPQKVADLPGTVAIDRVIDYEAYHAGEAVEAYDAVYIATPPAFHLEYAETAADLGKDILCEKPLAATLEDAERMVDVAAEVVLMTAYRLRTEPAIRRLREAIRDGVIGTPIQIHSGFSTQVLDYAGPDSWRLDPDIAGGGALIDLGVYPLNTSRFLLGVDPVAVSAETTSSGPPFDRIDEHVAVQLIFPDGATASCTASFNAHPDSRLHVLGTDGQLWLRFPFGGHVSQEIVIERGETHARYTGPPVDEVSEEFDYFAHCSRTETKCECDGEEGLTDLRIIEAAYTAAETGTRVDL from the coding sequence ATGGATCTCGACAGTTATTTCGAGGATTTCACCCGTCGAGATTGGCAGATGCTCGATGAGGCGTCCGTTCGGATTGCCGTAATCGGTCTCGGTCGATTTGCTCGTGAGCGGGCGCTGCCGGCGATCCGAGACGCACAGTTCTGTGAGGCGACTGTTCTCGTCAGCGGCTCGCCCCAGAAAGTCGCCGATCTCCCGGGCACGGTCGCCATCGATCGAGTCATCGACTACGAAGCGTACCACGCTGGTGAAGCAGTAGAAGCATACGACGCCGTTTACATCGCTACACCGCCAGCGTTCCACCTCGAGTACGCAGAAACCGCTGCTGATCTGGGGAAGGACATCCTCTGTGAGAAACCACTGGCGGCGACACTCGAAGACGCCGAACGGATGGTCGATGTCGCGGCGGAGGTTGTCCTCATGACTGCCTACCGGCTACGGACGGAACCCGCAATCAGACGCCTGCGCGAGGCAATCAGAGACGGCGTCATCGGCACACCAATCCAGATTCACAGTGGCTTTTCCACACAGGTGCTTGATTATGCTGGCCCGGACTCGTGGCGACTCGATCCCGATATCGCAGGTGGTGGGGCGCTCATAGATCTTGGGGTGTATCCGTTGAACACGAGCCGGTTCCTGCTCGGCGTTGATCCTGTGGCAGTCAGCGCTGAAACCACTTCATCAGGCCCACCGTTCGACCGGATTGACGAGCACGTCGCAGTCCAGCTCATCTTTCCGGACGGAGCGACAGCTTCCTGTACCGCGAGCTTCAACGCCCACCCCGACAGTCGGCTCCACGTCCTTGGAACGGACGGACAGTTGTGGCTCCGATTTCCGTTCGGTGGCCACGTCTCACAGGAAATCGTCATTGAACGGGGAGAGACCCACGCACGCTACACCGGCCCGCCGGTCGATGAAGTCAGCGAAGAATTCGACTATTTCGCCCATTGCAGTCGCACCGAGACGAAGTGTGAGTGTGATGGTGAAGAGGGGCTAACTGACCTCCGGATCATCGAAGCCGCCTACACCGCTGCCGAAACAGGCACCCGGGTCGATCTATAG